In Penaeus chinensis breed Huanghai No. 1 chromosome 19, ASM1920278v2, whole genome shotgun sequence, a single genomic region encodes these proteins:
- the LOC125035407 gene encoding crustacean hyperglycemic hormones-like gives MQLAVMVSLLVALPASVATENTNEIPTLIYSSPGDSLKGDQSLTKRTIAFSSCTGVYDRELLVRLDRVCEDCYNLYRDVVVEVQCRSNCFHNDVFLHCVYYLYRSPRQRNKYRDALQKFGK, from the exons ATGCAGTTAGCTGTCATGGTGTCCCTGCTGGTGGCACTTCCGGCCTCTGTCGCGACTGAAAACACGAATGAAATACCGACGTTAATTTATTCCTCGCCTGGCGATTCCCTCAAAGGTGACCAAAGCTTAACCAAACGCACCATAGCGTTCAGTTCTTGCACGGGCGTCTACGACCGCGAACTCCTTGTAAGGCTCGACCGCGTGTGCGAAGACTGCTACAACCTCTACCGCGACGTTGTAGTGGAGGTCCAATGCAG AAGTAATTGTTTCCACAACGATGTGTTCCTCCACTGTGTGTACTACCTGTACCGTAGCCCTCGCCAAAGGAACAAGTACCGGGACGCCCTACAGAAGTTCGGCAAGTAG